A single Populus alba chromosome 7, ASM523922v2, whole genome shotgun sequence DNA region contains:
- the LOC118049672 gene encoding pectinesterase inhibitor: MASFFHRVLFLVLLAALSPVLIGTHNLVKADDNLIKLQCRHAETPTLCIQCLKSDPRAPHADKVGIATIVINCLSSHWKTLASNMTKLASKEEDKKLKSACQSCIKGYVKANKNLLKAVSLLKIGDYDKANSGVKTALAYELFCRETLEESKSKLPSLVVYEMRVYEALSEAALRIVDRF; this comes from the coding sequence ATGGCTTCTTTCTTTCATCGTGtcctttttcttgttcttcttgcAGCCCTTTCCCCCGTCTTGATTGGCACCCACAACCTTGTTAAAGCTGATGATAACTTAATCAAGCTACAATGTCGTCATGCAGAAACACCAACACTATGCATCCAATGCCTAAAATCTGACCCCAGAGCCCCACATGCTGACAAGGTAGGAATTGCTACCATTGTCATAAACTGTCTAAGCAGTCATTGGAAGACCTTGGCATCCAACATGACAAAGCTAGCCTCTAAGGAAGAAGACAAGAAGCTGAAATCTGCTTGTCAAAGTTGTATCAAAGGTTATGTGAAAGCAAACAAGAATCTTTTGAAGGCTGTTTCTTTGTTAAAGATTGGTGATTATGACAAGGCTAATTCCGGTGTTAAGACAGCACTTGCATATGAGCTCTTTTGCAGGGAAACCCTTGAGGAATCCAAATCGAAACTTCCTAGTCTTGTTGTTTATGAGATGAGGGTTTATGAAGCACTTTCTGAGGCTGCTCTCAGGATTGTTGATAGGTTCtaa
- the LOC118049715 gene encoding uncharacterized protein encodes MTAGNMTRASLFPTKDSKSHLQRQMGRGFFSSFSSSRRKGYFGNLDNALASFNRMLDRNHQPPIIEFNRLLSSVVRMKKYETAVSLFKEMEFRGIKYNICTLSILINCFCFLHHVDYGFSVFGKTLKRGFKPDVVIFTTLIDGVCRIGKTEVAAGLLKEMGLVGCVPDVVTCNSLMRGYCSQGKIDQVRKIFHLMASKGLKPDVYSYSIFINGYCKVEKIDEAMELFDEMSHRGVLPNAVTYNTLIKALCQALRPRDAQVLFRKMFVCGLSPDILAYSTLLDGFCKQGNLDEMLVLFQEMQRRLVKPDLVVYTILINGMCKSRKVKEAKELLSRLIVEGLKPDVHTYTALVDGLCREGSLIEAQRLFRKMEEDGCMPGSCSYNVLLQGCLQHKDTSKVGQLIHEMADRGFYADAVTRTFLKDLLPGNDSPAIKQLLGLFEGHQGVKVK; translated from the coding sequence ATGACGGCGGGGAACATGACTCGAGCAAGTCTTTTTCCCACAAAAGATTCAAAATCTCATCTTCAACGCCAAATGGGTAGgggcttcttctcttctttcagTAGCAGCCGTAGGAAGGGCTACTTTGGTAACCTTGATAATGCTTTAGCTTCATTTAATCGCATGCTTGATAGGAATCATCAGCCTCCTATTATCGAGTTTAATCGGTTATTATCTTCAGTTGTGAGGATGAAAAAATATGAGACAGCTGTTTCTTTGTTCAAAGAAATGGAATTTAGAGGAATCAAATACAATATCTGTACTCTTAGCATTTTGATTAATTGCTTCTGCTTCTTACATCATGTGGATTATGGGTTCTCTGTTTTTGGAAAGACCCTTAAACGTGGTTTTAAGCCTGATGTTGTAATATTTACTACCTTGATAGATGGGGTCTGTAGGATTGGAAAAACCGAGGTTGCTGCTGGGTTGCTTAAGGAAATGGGACTTGTAGGTTGTGTTCCAGATGTTGTTACTTGCAATTCGCTAATGCGTGGATATTGTTCGCAAGGGAAAATCGATcaggttagaaaaatatttcatttgatgGCGAGTAAAGGTCTTAAACCTGATGTTTATAGTTACAGTATCTTCATCAATGGCTACTGCAAggttgaaaaaatagatgaggCTATGGAACTTTTTGATGAAATGTCTCATAGAGGTGTGTTGCCTAATGCGGTTACTTATAATACTCTGATAAAGGCCTTGTGTCAAGCTTTGAGACCTCGGGATGCACAAGTGCTTTTCAGGAAGATGTTTGTTTGTGGCCTTTCTCCTGATATATTAGCTTACTCTACTTTGCTTGATGGGTTCTGTAAACAGGGGAATCTTGATGAGATGCTGGTGCTATTTCAAGAGATGCAAAGGCGTCTTGTGAAGCCTGACCTGGTAGTCTACACCATCTTAATTAATGGAATGTGCAAGTCCAGAAAGGTTAAAGAAGCAAAGGAACTACTTTCTCGACTCATTGTTGAAGGGCTTAAGCCTGATGTTCATACCTACACTGCATTAGTAGATGGGCTTTGCAGAGAAGGATCACTAATTGAAGCACAGAGACTTTTTAGAAAAATGGAAGAGGATGGCTGCATGCCAGGAAGTTGCTCTTATAATGTCCTTCTCCAAGGATGTCTCCAACACAAGGATACATCAAAAGTAGGGCAACTTATCCATGAAATGGCTGATAGAGGATTCTATGCAGATGCTGTCACGAGAACCTTTCTGAAAGATCTACTACCCGGCAACGACAGTCCTGCAATAAAACAACTGCTAGGACTCTTTGAAGGGCATCAAGGTGTGAAGGTGAAGTAG
- the LOC118049664 gene encoding style cell-cycle inhibitor 1 isoform X1: MGIDGKGKEKKSRKRASSLSSSEDEGRRRKRRRSDDERRNRKSDKKEKRKDKKSHRHHSDKEKKSKDKHKSKRHKGDHHSKSEFQELSNDDYFSKNNEFATWLKEKKRMFFSDLSSESARELFSVFVKDWNSQKLESRYYEGISSAPRSAHNWAFKR; this comes from the exons ATGGGAATCGACGGGAAggggaaggagaagaagagcagGAAGAGAGCCTCCTCTCTGTCTTCATCTGAAG ATGAAGGACGAAGAAGGAAAAGACGGAGAAGTGATGATGAAAGGAGAAATAGAAAGAGTgataagaaagagaagagaaaggacaAGAAGTCTCATAGGCACCACTCTGACAAAG AGAAGAAGTCTAAGGATAAGCACAAAAGTAAACGACACAAAGGGGATCACCACTCG AAATCTGAGTTTCAAGAGCTGTCCAATGACGACTACTTCTCCAAGAATAATGAGTTCGCTACATGgctaaaagagaagaagagaatgttTTTCTCTGATCTTTCATCTGAGTCTGCACGAGAATTGTTTTCAGTTTTTGTCAAGGACTGGAACTCTCAGAAGCTTGAATCTCGATATTATGAGGGCATTTCAAGTGCACCTCGCAGTGCCCATAACTGGGCATTCAAGCGTTAG
- the LOC118049664 gene encoding style cell-cycle inhibitor 1-A isoform X2, which produces MVFKVSNNEGRRRKRRRSDDERRNRKSDKKEKRKDKKSHRHHSDKEKKSKDKHKSKRHKGDHHSKSEFQELSNDDYFSKNNEFATWLKEKKRMFFSDLSSESARELFSVFVKDWNSQKLESRYYEGISSAPRSAHNWAFKR; this is translated from the exons ATGGTCTTTAAGGTCTCAAACA ATGAAGGACGAAGAAGGAAAAGACGGAGAAGTGATGATGAAAGGAGAAATAGAAAGAGTgataagaaagagaagagaaaggacaAGAAGTCTCATAGGCACCACTCTGACAAAG AGAAGAAGTCTAAGGATAAGCACAAAAGTAAACGACACAAAGGGGATCACCACTCG AAATCTGAGTTTCAAGAGCTGTCCAATGACGACTACTTCTCCAAGAATAATGAGTTCGCTACATGgctaaaagagaagaagagaatgttTTTCTCTGATCTTTCATCTGAGTCTGCACGAGAATTGTTTTCAGTTTTTGTCAAGGACTGGAACTCTCAGAAGCTTGAATCTCGATATTATGAGGGCATTTCAAGTGCACCTCGCAGTGCCCATAACTGGGCATTCAAGCGTTAG
- the LOC118049663 gene encoding pentatricopeptide repeat-containing protein At4g14850, translating to MCCRKLSTFKPKPPLIPPIFSRRYSNPKSISRISLECRIIEEEPTNMNTNRHYGTHVSLLNHPNPEISCFYQKGFSQITKEVTGKALHALCIKGLVNLTVFYSNTLINMYSKFGHIGFSRYLFDKMSERNDASWNNMMSGFVRARSYRESMRFFNEMRDFGVKPSGIAVASLVTACERSEWMLIEGVQVHGFIVKVGLLSDVFVGTSLVHLYGNYGLAADAMKVFQEMIYKNVVSWTALMVAYVDYGEPSMVMNIYRRMRSEGMSCNDNTMSSVISSCVSLEDELLGYQVLGHVIKYGLETNVSVANSLISMFGYFGSVEEACYVFSGMDEHDTISWNSMIAAYIRNGLCKESLRCFSWMFRVHKEINSTTLSTMLAGCGSVDNLKWGRGIHSLVLKFGWNSNVCASNTLITMYSDAGRCEDAELVFQGMVEKDMISWNSMMACYAQDGNCLDALKLLATMFYMRRGANYVTFTSALAACSDPEFVTEGKILHALVIHIGLHENVIVGNALVTLYAKSGLMIEAKKVFQTMPKRDGVTWNALIGGHADSEEPDEALKAFKLLREEGGVPINYITISNVLGACLAPNDLLEHGMPIHAFIILTGFQSDEYVQNSLITMYAKCGDLNSSNNIFDSLTSKNASAWNAMMAANAHHGYMEEALKFLLEMRRAGVNVDQFSFSECLAAAAKLAILEEGQQLHGLAVKLGCDSNPFVASATMDMYGKCGEIDDVLRIIPRPIDRSRLSWNILTSSFSRHGFYEKAKETFHEMINLGVKPDHVTFVSLLSACSHGGMVEEGLAYYDSMIKEFGIPAKIGHCVCIIDLLGRSGRFAEAETFIKEMPVSPTDHVWRSLLAACKTHGNLELGRKAVENLLKLDPSDDSAYVLYSNICATTGKWEDVENIRRQMGLNKIKKKPACSWVKMKNKLSLFGMGDQSHPQASEIYAKLEELKKMIKEAGYVPDTSYALQDTDEEQKEHNLWNHSERLALAYGLISSAEGSTLKIFKNLRVCGDCHSVYKFASGILGRKIVLRDPYRFHQFSGGQCSCTDYW from the coding sequence ATGTGCTGCCGAAAACTCTCTACTTTCAAACCCAAGCCTCCACTAATACCCCCCATTTTTTCCCGCCGGTACTCAAACCCAAAATCCATCTCAAGAATTTCCTTAGAATGCCgaatcatagaagaagaacccACAAACATGAACACAAACAGACATTATGGGACACATGTTTCCCTCTTAAACCACCCAAACCCCGAAATCTCCTGTTTTTATCAGAAGGGTTTCTCTCAAATCACCAAAGAAGTTACTGGAAAAGCTTTACATGCACTTTGCATTAAGGGATTAGTCAATTTAACCGTGTTTTACAGTAACACTTTGATTAATATGTACTCAAAGTTTGGCCATATAGGTTTTTCTCGTTACCTGTTCGATAAAATGTCTGAAAGAAATGATGCTTCTTGGAATAATATGATGTCGGGGTTTGTTCGCGCGCGTTCTTACAGGGAATCGATGCGGTTCTTTAATGAAATGAGGGATTTTGGGGTTAAGCCAAGTGGGATTGCTGTTGCTAGTTTGGTAACGGCCTGTGAGAGGTCAGAATGGATGCTTATTGAAGGGGTTCAAGTTCATGGCTTTATTGTTAAAGTTGGTCTTCTGAGTGATGTTTTTGTTGGCACTTCGCTTGTGCATTTATATGGAAATTATGGATTGGCTGCAGATGCAATGAAGGTCTTTCAGGAGATGATTTATAAGAACGTAGTTTCTTGGACTGCACTGATGGTTGCTTATGTGGACTATGGAGAACCAAGCATGGTAATGAATATATATCGGCGAATGAGGTCTGAAGGAATGAGTTGCAATGACAACACAATGTCTTCTGTGATTAGTTCTTGTGTGTCACTTGAAGATGAGTTGTTGGGTTATCAAGTTCTTGGACATGTAATAAAGTATGGATTAGAAACTAACGTTTCAGTTGCAAACTCTCTTATATCAATGTTTGGTTATTTTGGTAGCGTGGAAGAAGCTTGCTATGTTTTTAGTGGCATGGATGAACATGACACGATATCATGGAACTCAATGATTGCGGCATACATACGTAATGGTCTTTGTAAGGAATCATTAAGATGTTTTTCTTGGATGTTCCGTGTTCACAAGGAAATAAATTCTACTACACTTTCAACTATGTTAGCAGGCTGTGGTTCTGTGGATAACTTGAAGTGGGGAAGAGGAATTCATTCTTTGGTGCTGAAATTTGGGTGGAACTCAAATGTTTGTGCATCCAATACTTTAATAACCATGTACTCTGATGCTGGAAGATGCGAAGATGCAGAATTGGTATTCCAAGGGATGGTGGAGAAGGATATGATTTCATGGAATTCCATGATGGCTTGTTATGCTCAGGATGGGAACTGCCTGGATGCCCTGAAACTTCTTGCTACAATGTTTTACATGAGAAGAGGAGCAAATTATGTGACCTTTACAAGTGCATTGGCTGCATGTTCAGATCCTGAATTTGTTACTGAAGGCAAGATTCTTCATGCCCTTGTAATTCATATTGGTCTTCATGAAAATGTGATTGTTGGCAATGCATTGGTTACACTGTATGCAAAGTCTGGTCTAATGATTGAAGCAAAAAAGGTATTTCAAACAATGCCTAAGCGAGATGGAGTAACTTGGAATGCTCTCATTGGTGGTCATGCGGACAGTGAAGAACCAGATGAGGCATTAAAAGCATTCAAATTGTTGAGAGAAGAAGGTGGTGTACCTATAAACTATATTACAATTTCAAATGTTCTTGGTGCTTGCTTGGCTCCTAATGATCTATTGGAACACGGGATGCCCATCCATGCTTTTATAATTCTGACAGGATTTCAGTCTGATGAATATGTGCAGAATTCACTTATAACAATGTATGCCAAGTGTGGTGATCTTAATTCGAGCAACAACATATTTGACAGTTTAACTTCTAAGAATGCTAGTGCGTGGAATGCTATGATGGCAGCAAATGCTCATCATGGTTATATGGAAGAGGCTCTGAAATTCCTTCTGGAGATGAGGCGTGCCGGAGTAAATGTGGATCAGTTTAGTTTTTCTGAATGCCTTGCTGCTGCTGCCAAGCTGGCAATATTGGAGGAAGGCCAGCAGCTTCATGGTTTGGCAGTCAAACTTGGTTGTGACTCGAATCCATTTGTTGCAAGTGCCACAATGGATATGTATGGAAAATGTGGGGAAATTGATGATGTGTTAAGAATAATTCCTCGACCAATCGACCGGTCACGGTTATCTTGGAATATATTGACGTCATCTTTTTCCAGACATGGGTTTTATGAGAAGGCTAAGGAAACTTTTCATGAGATGATAAATCTGGGAGTAAAACCAGATCATGTTAcctttgtttctcttctttccgCCTGCAGTCATGGGGGTATGGTGGAGGAGGGTTTGGCGTACTATGATTCAATGATAAAGGAGTTTGGTATTCCAGCAAAAATTGGGCATTGCGTATGCATTATTGATCTTCTTGGACGATCAGGAAGGTTTGCCGAGGCTGAAACTTTCATTAAGGAAATGCCAGTTTCACCAACTGATCATGTTTGGCGGAGTTTATTGGCAGCATGTAAAACCCATGGCAATCTGGAGCTTGGAAGAAAAGCTGTAGAAAATCTTTTGAAGTTGGACCCCTCGGATGATTCTGCTTATGTTCTCTATTCAAATATTTGTGCAACCACTGGGAAATGGGAAGATGTAGAGAACATCAGGAGGCAAATgggattaaataaaataaagaagaaaccTGCGTGCAGTTGGGTCAAAATGAAGAACAAGTTGAGTTTATTTGGAATGGGAGACCAGTCCCATCCACAGGCTAGTGAAATATATGCAAAGTTGGAAGAACTTAAGAAGATGATTAAAGAAGCAGGCTATGTCCCTGATACAAGCTATGCCTTGCAAGACACAGATGAAGAACAAAAGGAGCACAATCTTTGGAACCATAGCGAGAGACTCGCCTTGGCATATGGCTTGATCAGTTCTGCTGAAGGTTCAACTCTTAAAATTTTCAAGAACCTTCGTGTTTGTGGTGATTGTCATTCTGTATATAAGTTTGCTAGTGGAATTCTTGGGCGGAAAATCGTATTACGAGACCCTTATCGGTTTCATCAGTTTAGTGGTGGCCAATGTTCATGTACTGACTATTGGTAA